A single genomic interval of Candidatus Eremiobacterota bacterium harbors:
- a CDS encoding LamG domain-containing protein yields MQHYLRAFTMVTMVCASFLALTGCGGRHSAVSVLPREASGGARHVRTIVEAAYPNAVLADSPLAYYRLDDTGSTLTDSSSNGLNGSYGSSVTHGAASLVSTNSDAATTFPGGSWSANGIATVAKNTALQPTNITIEGWVKESAANSGGFIDVVSYGPQSSGQAWSIQITPSNTFSFYVLTPTSYAYVAGSTVLSTGTAYHVAGSYDGTTARLYVNGQLEASAAGSGNVNYGSVGTYGLSIGGGQSTSRNILNGAVDDVSIYGSALTAARIQAHYAAGTTTPTSTGDPYATTVMGDSPAAYYRLDDAGSLLADATTHQLNGSYGSSITHHATGLVTGTSDYAATFSGSATGSTTTAQVSQSSTLQPTSVSVEAWVKESSTPSGIIDVVSYGDQHGQGYSLQIYSTNQAAFYGNTTAGAGYFYVQGTTTLSTGTVYHLVGTYDGTTAKIYVNGTLEASATASGSVSYSGIGSYGLSIGGGQNSSRNTLPGTIDEVAVYPSVLTSTQIANHHSKGAASAPAGPTHVQNWLYACDANQTCVSDQNTGISDSWMASHVDWNEVYFRNDQDTTGANLAASGAKHIVVYVDPNITYYCAIPSGYSVNSNDFPENGANCGGQVASYLHAQSGSYAHAYQHQTNGNRLFDRADGLYNGDVGEPLYIGDPDVQAAFAAATSQNPYATDVFEDDAGGAYNCLIDYGRCDSGSSFGSAHYSPPLCDSSGGYWCYKYGETAVEWDGASNPQQAYANDAIALANASAHNVIGNNGIATNSYDLQWLAATKVKGAMLEGTWSPNQYDSGKWVKIADAILNYHNRGKYVVEEDTDETLLLFEIASHWIVYDPTYSVEALFEVNPATTSAWTNDTTFPEESVVPSSPRVATPSNNDVTTFQTSTPGLFVREYATCYQAGSSIGRCAAVVNTNTSSKTITGLSYSYGHVLVQNTSTTWAAGGTAQWSTSVPTTIGATSGVILAQ; encoded by the coding sequence GTGCAGCACTATCTTCGTGCGTTCACCATGGTGACGATGGTGTGCGCTTCTTTTCTTGCGCTCACCGGCTGCGGTGGGCGCCACTCAGCGGTCTCCGTCTTGCCCAGGGAGGCGAGTGGCGGCGCAAGACACGTTCGGACGATCGTCGAGGCCGCCTATCCGAATGCCGTCCTCGCCGACTCGCCGCTCGCCTACTACCGGCTCGACGACACCGGCAGCACGCTGACCGACTCCTCGTCGAACGGGCTCAATGGTTCCTACGGCAGTTCCGTTACACATGGCGCCGCCAGCCTCGTTTCGACGAACTCGGACGCGGCGACGACGTTCCCCGGCGGGTCGTGGAGCGCGAACGGCATTGCCACCGTCGCGAAAAACACGGCGCTCCAGCCGACCAACATTACGATCGAAGGCTGGGTCAAGGAATCTGCCGCGAATTCGGGCGGCTTCATCGACGTCGTCTCGTACGGCCCGCAGTCGAGCGGACAGGCGTGGTCGATCCAGATCACGCCGTCGAACACGTTCAGCTTCTACGTCCTCACGCCGACGAGCTACGCCTACGTCGCCGGCAGCACGGTGCTCTCGACGGGCACCGCGTACCACGTGGCGGGCAGTTACGACGGCACGACCGCACGGCTGTACGTCAACGGTCAGCTCGAGGCTAGCGCAGCGGGATCGGGCAATGTCAACTACGGCAGCGTCGGCACCTACGGGCTCTCGATCGGCGGCGGCCAGTCGACCTCGCGCAACATCTTGAACGGCGCGGTCGACGACGTCTCGATCTATGGCAGCGCGCTGACGGCCGCGCGGATACAGGCCCACTACGCCGCCGGCACGACGACGCCGACGTCGACCGGCGATCCCTATGCAACGACGGTGATGGGCGACTCGCCGGCCGCGTACTACCGCCTCGACGACGCGGGCAGCCTGCTCGCCGACGCGACGACGCATCAGCTCAACGGGAGCTACGGCAGCTCGATCACGCACCATGCGACCGGTCTGGTCACCGGAACGTCCGACTACGCCGCGACCTTCTCGGGCTCGGCCACCGGCTCCACGACGACGGCCCAAGTTTCGCAGAGCTCGACGCTGCAGCCCACCTCGGTCAGCGTCGAAGCGTGGGTCAAGGAATCGAGCACGCCGAGCGGCATCATCGACGTCGTTTCGTACGGCGACCAGCACGGACAAGGCTATTCGTTGCAGATCTACTCGACGAACCAAGCCGCTTTCTACGGCAACACGACGGCCGGGGCGGGGTACTTTTACGTGCAGGGGACGACGACGCTCTCGACCGGCACGGTCTACCATCTCGTCGGCACATACGACGGGACGACGGCGAAGATCTACGTCAACGGCACCCTCGAAGCGAGCGCGACCGCCAGCGGCTCGGTGAGCTACAGCGGAATCGGCAGCTACGGGCTCTCGATCGGCGGCGGCCAGAACTCTTCGCGCAACACCTTGCCGGGGACGATCGACGAAGTCGCGGTCTACCCGAGCGTGCTCACGTCGACCCAGATCGCGAACCATCACTCGAAGGGTGCGGCGAGCGCCCCCGCCGGGCCCACGCACGTGCAGAACTGGCTCTACGCCTGCGATGCGAACCAGACGTGCGTATCGGACCAGAACACGGGGATCAGCGACAGCTGGATGGCCTCGCACGTCGACTGGAACGAAGTCTATTTCCGAAACGACCAGGACACCACCGGCGCAAACCTGGCCGCCTCGGGCGCGAAGCACATCGTCGTCTACGTCGACCCGAACATCACGTACTACTGCGCCATCCCGAGCGGCTACAGCGTGAACTCCAACGACTTCCCGGAGAACGGTGCGAACTGCGGCGGGCAGGTCGCCTCGTATCTGCACGCGCAGAGCGGAAGCTATGCGCACGCATACCAGCACCAGACGAACGGAAACCGCCTGTTCGACCGCGCCGACGGGTTGTACAACGGCGACGTGGGCGAACCGCTGTACATCGGGGATCCCGACGTGCAGGCGGCCTTCGCCGCGGCAACCTCGCAGAATCCGTATGCGACCGACGTCTTCGAAGACGACGCGGGCGGCGCGTACAACTGCCTGATCGACTACGGGCGCTGCGACTCCGGCTCATCGTTCGGCTCTGCGCACTACTCGCCGCCGCTGTGCGACTCGTCGGGCGGCTACTGGTGCTACAAGTACGGCGAGACGGCGGTCGAGTGGGACGGCGCCAGCAACCCGCAACAAGCGTACGCGAACGACGCGATCGCGCTGGCGAACGCCTCGGCTCACAACGTCATCGGGAACAACGGCATCGCGACGAACAGCTACGACTTGCAATGGCTGGCAGCCACCAAGGTCAAGGGCGCGATGCTCGAGGGAACGTGGAGCCCGAACCAGTACGACAGCGGCAAGTGGGTGAAGATCGCCGACGCGATCCTGAACTATCACAACCGCGGCAAGTACGTGGTCGAGGAGGACACCGACGAGACCTTGCTCCTCTTCGAGATCGCGAGCCACTGGATCGTGTACGACCCGACGTACTCGGTGGAAGCGCTGTTCGAGGTGAACCCCGCGACTACGAGCGCGTGGACCAACGACACGACCTTCCCGGAAGAGTCGGTGGTCCCGTCCTCGCCGCGCGTCGCGACGCCGTCGAACAACGACGTCACGACGTTTCAGACCTCGACCCCCGGGCTGTTCGTGCGCGAGTACGCGACCTGCTATCAGGCCGGCAGCTCGATCGGCCGCTGCGCGGCGGTCGTCAACACGAACACCTCGTCGAAAACGATCACCGGCCTCTCGTACAGCTACGGCCACGTCCTGGTTCAGAACACGAGCACGACGTGGGCCGCGGGCGGCACCGCCCAGTGGTCGACGAGCGTCCCTACGACGATCGGCGCCACGAGCGGCGTGATCCTGGCTCAGTGA
- a CDS encoding DNA topoisomerase IB: MLQPTEGPEAAKAAGLRYITDAIPGIRRVKRRAGFSFIAADGKPITDRKEIARIKALAIPPAYTDVWISPISNGHLQATGRDARGRKQYRYHKRWREVRDENKFDRMIEFAKALPAIRTAVHSDLGRPGMPREKVLAAIVSLLERTAIRVGNEEYARENESFGVTTLRDEHAEVEGSKVYFRFRGKSGKEHEIEVRDKRIARIVQRAQDLPGQQLFEYVDDDGVVRPVRSEDVNEYIKEISGGEFTAKDFRTWDGTMLCALELAALKAEEESVTARKHLIAEVVKGVAAHLGNTPAVCKKSYIYPGVIDEFLKNGALQLLENAAARASADALDRHETAVVALIERLIASEAEPLSDVLAKSVRAERAKRKRKPKAAGRSRKAA, from the coding sequence ATGCTGCAACCGACCGAGGGACCGGAGGCCGCGAAGGCGGCGGGGCTGCGCTACATCACCGACGCGATCCCCGGGATCCGGCGGGTCAAGCGCCGGGCAGGCTTCTCCTTCATCGCGGCCGACGGGAAGCCGATCACCGATCGGAAGGAGATCGCGCGGATCAAGGCGCTGGCGATCCCGCCCGCCTACACGGACGTCTGGATCTCGCCGATCTCCAACGGCCATCTTCAGGCGACGGGCCGCGACGCGCGCGGGCGCAAGCAGTACCGCTACCACAAGCGCTGGCGCGAGGTCCGCGACGAGAACAAGTTCGACCGCATGATCGAGTTCGCCAAGGCGCTGCCCGCGATCCGCACGGCAGTGCACAGCGACTTGGGCCGGCCGGGGATGCCGCGCGAGAAGGTGCTGGCGGCGATCGTCTCGCTGCTCGAGCGCACCGCGATCCGCGTCGGCAACGAGGAGTACGCGCGCGAGAACGAGTCGTTCGGCGTGACGACGTTGCGCGACGAGCACGCCGAGGTCGAGGGCTCGAAAGTCTATTTCCGTTTCCGCGGCAAGAGCGGGAAGGAACACGAGATCGAAGTCCGCGACAAGCGCATCGCGCGCATCGTGCAGCGCGCGCAGGACCTTCCGGGCCAGCAGCTCTTCGAGTACGTCGACGACGACGGCGTCGTGCGGCCGGTGCGCTCCGAGGACGTGAACGAATACATCAAGGAGATCAGCGGCGGCGAGTTCACCGCCAAAGACTTCCGCACGTGGGACGGCACGATGCTTTGCGCGCTCGAGCTGGCCGCACTCAAAGCCGAAGAAGAGAGCGTCACCGCGCGCAAGCACCTGATCGCCGAGGTCGTCAAGGGCGTCGCCGCGCACCTCGGCAACACGCCGGCGGTCTGCAAGAAGTCGTACATCTATCCAGGCGTGATCGACGAGTTCCTCAAGAACGGCGCGCTGCAGCTGCTCGAGAACGCCGCGGCGCGCGCGTCGGCGGACGCCCTCGACCGCCACGAGACGGCGGTCGTCGCGCTCATCGAACGGCTGATCGCGAGCGAGGCTGAGCCGCTCTCCGACGTGCTGGCGAAATCCGTCCGCGCCGAGCGCGCGAAGCGCAAGCGGAAGCCTAAGGCGGCGGGGCGCTCCCGCAAAGCGGCATAG
- a CDS encoding ABC transporter ATP-binding protein — protein sequence MASIAIEHVSKRYPTGTVALDDVSLEIGEGEFVAVVGPSGCGKSTLLRILAGLDRATEGRVAIAGAARDDELPSATVFQEASLFPWMRVHENVAVAFDSLGVPRDEVRARVREVLGLVGLADYARAWPHELSGGMKQRAAVARAFVTDPPVLFMDEPFGALDEQTRVGLANELMRLWERSPKTIVFVTHGIEEAVTLADRVVVLSARPGQVKEIVPIDFPRPRDAVAIRGEPRFGEHVVRIWELLR from the coding sequence GTGGCGTCGATCGCGATCGAGCACGTGTCGAAGCGGTATCCGACAGGGACCGTGGCGCTCGACGACGTGAGCTTGGAGATCGGCGAGGGCGAGTTCGTCGCGGTCGTCGGTCCGAGCGGATGCGGGAAGAGCACGCTGCTGCGCATCCTCGCCGGGCTCGACCGGGCGACAGAGGGCCGCGTCGCGATCGCCGGCGCTGCGCGCGACGACGAGCTGCCGAGCGCGACCGTGTTTCAAGAGGCGTCGCTCTTTCCGTGGATGCGCGTGCACGAGAACGTCGCGGTCGCGTTCGACTCGCTCGGCGTGCCGCGCGACGAAGTGCGGGCGCGCGTGCGCGAGGTGTTGGGACTCGTCGGCCTCGCCGACTACGCGCGCGCGTGGCCGCACGAGCTCTCGGGCGGGATGAAGCAGCGCGCCGCGGTCGCGCGCGCGTTCGTCACCGACCCGCCGGTGCTGTTCATGGACGAGCCGTTCGGCGCGCTCGACGAGCAGACGCGCGTCGGTCTCGCCAACGAGCTCATGCGGCTGTGGGAGCGCTCGCCGAAAACGATCGTCTTCGTGACCCACGGGATCGAAGAAGCGGTGACGCTCGCCGACCGCGTGGTCGTGCTCTCCGCGCGCCCGGGGCAGGTCAAGGAGATCGTCCCGATCGATTTTCCGCGCCCGCGCGACGCGGTGGCGATCCGCGGCGAGCCGCGCTTCGGCGAGCACGTCGTGCGCATCTGGGAGCTGCTGCGGTGA
- a CDS encoding ABC transporter permease encodes MNGVRWMKIAAPLSLIALWQLAVSTRFLNSGLFPPPSAIFANFIAYAASGELGTNAYWTLSRLLIGLLLGGVPGTLIGLAMGTSTWVRAYFGPVIALLYPIPKIAILPLFYFIFGTGEAAKWAAVAVGVFFLMAINTEAGVRQIETIYLDVARAYRLRPATFFFRVLLPGALPNIYAGLKLSIGIAIVLAVAAEYQLTRTGLGFAIFNAQQLLDVERLYAALVAVSLLGFVLSGLLDAIEAVAIPWRAHRRP; translated from the coding sequence GTGAACGGCGTGCGCTGGATGAAGATCGCGGCGCCGCTCTCGCTGATCGCGCTGTGGCAGCTCGCCGTCTCGACGCGCTTCTTGAATTCCGGACTCTTTCCGCCGCCGAGCGCGATCTTTGCGAACTTCATCGCGTACGCCGCCAGCGGCGAGCTCGGCACGAACGCGTACTGGACCCTCTCGCGGCTGCTGATCGGGCTTCTGCTCGGCGGCGTTCCGGGCACGCTGATCGGGCTCGCGATGGGGACGAGCACGTGGGTGCGCGCATACTTCGGCCCGGTGATCGCGCTGCTCTACCCCATCCCGAAGATCGCGATACTGCCGCTGTTCTACTTCATTTTCGGCACCGGCGAGGCGGCGAAGTGGGCCGCCGTCGCGGTCGGCGTGTTCTTCTTGATGGCGATCAACACGGAAGCCGGCGTGCGGCAGATCGAGACGATCTATCTCGACGTCGCGCGCGCGTACCGCCTCCGGCCGGCGACGTTCTTTTTCCGCGTGCTGCTCCCGGGCGCGCTGCCGAACATCTATGCGGGGCTCAAGCTGAGCATCGGGATCGCGATCGTGCTCGCCGTCGCCGCGGAGTATCAGCTCACGAGAACGGGCTTGGGCTTCGCCATCTTCAACGCGCAGCAGCTGCTCGACGTCGAGCGCTTGTATGCCGCGCTGGTCGCGGTCTCGCTGCTCGGGTTCGTGTTGTCGGGACTCCTCGACGCGATCGAAGCGGTCGCGATACCGTGGCGAGCGCACCGCCGGCCGTAG
- a CDS encoding EAL domain-containing protein, with protein sequence METDGGTPVRKHIRAILVTADPIEASRWADAVRTDVSMELRCAGSLEAMVKILGRAEFDVALLGRSLPDGSYRDALRALHLTQEGLPAIVIATLDREAIRDAHALGAVDVVAPLNLSRLGPAVARALREAVLVCSLRHVRAEFDRVMLERRDPVTGLPPREAFERHARSALADYDRDGKSLAVLFVDVDRFRVVNDLGDHATGDGVLRQIASRLHDALPDAYVARFGGDEFVLLRCEDDGAPETAADAVARAFASPFHVSGKLVYLTASIGVAHAPEDATDVAGLIGTAEAAVFEAKRLGRNMVRAYRSPGTASSLERVLTRRDLHGAIERQELELDYQPMYDIRTRAIQGVEALLRWRHPVHGRVLPDRFVPIAEEFGLIEEIGAWVLERAIAQVREWSDAGIPSIRVSVNVSARQLHGDALPVLVCALLEKYGVAASCLEVEITESSIVRDVPAALRLLHALRERGVRVSIDDFGTGYTSLAFLKRFPVDMLKIDRSFVADVARDGFDGAVVRAVTTLARGLGVRTVAEGVEVQEQFERLRALDCDIVQGFLFSRPLPAAACTGLLSATKLPA encoded by the coding sequence GTGGAGACCGACGGAGGAACCCCGGTCCGCAAGCACATTCGCGCGATCTTGGTCACGGCGGACCCGATCGAGGCATCCCGCTGGGCAGACGCCGTGCGCACCGACGTCTCGATGGAGCTGCGCTGTGCCGGCAGCCTCGAAGCGATGGTGAAGATCCTCGGGCGCGCGGAATTCGACGTCGCGCTCCTTGGTCGCAGCCTTCCCGACGGCTCGTACCGCGACGCGCTCCGGGCGCTCCACCTCACGCAGGAAGGTTTGCCGGCGATCGTCATCGCGACGCTCGACCGCGAGGCGATTCGTGACGCGCACGCGCTCGGTGCGGTCGACGTCGTCGCGCCGCTGAACCTCTCGCGCTTGGGCCCCGCGGTTGCGCGCGCGCTGCGCGAAGCGGTCCTCGTCTGCTCGCTGCGCCACGTGCGCGCGGAGTTCGACCGCGTGATGCTGGAGCGGCGTGATCCGGTCACCGGGCTCCCCCCGCGCGAAGCGTTCGAGCGCCATGCGCGCAGCGCGCTCGCGGACTACGACCGCGACGGAAAGTCGCTCGCCGTGCTGTTCGTCGACGTCGACCGCTTTCGCGTGGTGAACGATCTCGGCGACCACGCGACCGGCGACGGCGTCTTGCGGCAGATCGCCTCGCGGCTGCACGACGCGCTTCCCGACGCGTACGTCGCGCGCTTCGGCGGCGACGAGTTCGTGCTGCTGCGCTGCGAGGACGACGGCGCGCCGGAGACCGCGGCCGACGCCGTGGCGCGCGCGTTCGCTTCGCCGTTCCACGTCTCCGGAAAGCTCGTGTATCTGACGGCGAGCATCGGCGTCGCGCACGCCCCCGAGGACGCGACCGACGTCGCAGGCTTGATCGGGACGGCTGAGGCCGCGGTGTTCGAGGCGAAGCGGCTGGGCCGCAACATGGTGCGCGCGTACCGCTCGCCCGGCACGGCGTCGTCGCTCGAGCGCGTCCTGACCCGGCGCGATCTGCACGGCGCGATCGAGCGCCAGGAACTCGAGCTCGACTACCAGCCGATGTACGACATCCGAACGCGCGCGATCCAGGGCGTCGAGGCGCTGCTGCGCTGGCGCCATCCGGTCCACGGCCGCGTCCTGCCCGACCGCTTCGTCCCGATCGCCGAAGAGTTCGGGCTGATCGAAGAGATCGGCGCGTGGGTTCTCGAGCGCGCGATCGCCCAGGTGCGCGAATGGTCCGACGCCGGCATCCCGTCGATCCGCGTCAGCGTGAACGTCTCGGCGCGCCAGCTGCACGGCGACGCGCTCCCCGTGCTCGTGTGTGCGCTGCTCGAGAAGTACGGCGTCGCCGCGTCCTGCTTGGAGGTCGAGATCACCGAGTCGTCGATCGTGCGCGACGTGCCGGCCGCGTTGCGGCTGCTCCATGCGCTGCGCGAGCGCGGCGTGCGCGTCTCCATCGACGACTTCGGAACCGGCTACACCTCGCTCGCGTTCCTGAAACGCTTCCCCGTCGACATGCTGAAGATCGACCGCAGCTTCGTCGCCGACGTCGCGCGCGACGGCTTCGACGGCGCGGTCGTGCGCGCCGTGACGACGCTGGCGCGCGGTCTGGGAGTGCGCACCGTCGCCGAAGGCGTCGAGGTGCAGGAACAGTTCGAACGCCTCCGCGCGCTGGACTGCGACATCGTGCAAGGCTTCCTGTTCAGCCGCCCGCTCCCGGCGGCCGCCTGCACCGGCCTGCTCTCGGCGACCAAGCTTCCCGCCTGA
- a CDS encoding endonuclease VII domain-containing protein, whose protein sequence is MRRYGTTFEQLEQLLVEQGGRCAICHKRWQRCKAAKRARDEGLFLHYLCVDHDHDRNVVRGLLCNNCNTAIGLFEEDLDRFESAVTYLRTHRDRPTPLVSPSESSLA, encoded by the coding sequence TTGCGCCGGTATGGCACGACGTTCGAACAGCTTGAGCAATTGCTCGTCGAGCAAGGCGGCCGGTGCGCAATTTGCCACAAGCGATGGCAACGCTGCAAGGCCGCCAAGCGCGCCCGAGACGAAGGGCTCTTCCTGCATTATCTTTGCGTGGATCACGACCACGACCGCAACGTGGTCCGCGGCTTGCTGTGCAACAACTGCAACACCGCGATCGGCCTCTTCGAAGAAGACCTCGACCGGTTCGAGTCCGCGGTGACGTACTTGCGAACACATCGCGACCGCCCGACACCGCTTGTATCGCCTAGCGAATCTAGCTTGGCTTGA
- the cysD gene encoding sulfate adenylyltransferase subunit CysD: MDTDALEELEAQAITIIRDAYRLFAPCCVLWSMGKDSTALLWLMRKAFLGAVPIPVVQLDTGMELPEVYEFRDRIAREWQLDLRVEQCPSEESSDAALPPQARAAARKTEGLRALLAREGYRAVFVGIRRDEQATRAKERLVSPRAHDGAWNVREQPPEFWGYTVSEIAHGGHVRVHPLLAWTELDVWRYTRAEPIPFVPLYLARNGLRYRSLGEKNITVPIASTASSLDEIIDELATTREPERAGRTMDHESEASFEHLRAGGYM; this comes from the coding sequence TTGGACACGGACGCGCTGGAAGAGCTCGAGGCTCAGGCTATCACGATCATCCGCGACGCCTATCGGCTGTTCGCGCCCTGCTGCGTGCTGTGGTCGATGGGCAAGGACAGCACCGCGCTGCTGTGGCTGATGCGCAAGGCCTTCCTGGGCGCCGTGCCGATCCCGGTCGTGCAGCTCGACACCGGGATGGAGCTGCCGGAGGTCTACGAGTTCCGGGACCGCATCGCGCGCGAGTGGCAGCTCGACCTGCGCGTCGAGCAGTGCCCCTCGGAAGAGTCGTCCGATGCGGCGCTCCCGCCGCAGGCGCGCGCGGCGGCCCGCAAGACGGAAGGACTCCGCGCGCTGCTTGCGCGCGAAGGCTACCGCGCGGTCTTCGTCGGGATCCGCCGCGACGAGCAGGCGACGCGCGCCAAGGAACGGCTCGTCAGCCCGCGCGCGCACGACGGCGCGTGGAACGTGCGCGAGCAGCCGCCGGAGTTCTGGGGCTACACGGTGAGCGAGATCGCGCACGGGGGGCACGTCCGCGTGCACCCGCTGCTCGCGTGGACCGAGCTCGACGTGTGGCGCTACACGCGCGCCGAACCGATTCCGTTCGTGCCGCTCTACCTCGCGCGCAACGGCCTGCGCTACCGCTCGCTGGGCGAGAAGAACATCACCGTTCCGATCGCCAGCACCGCAAGCTCGCTCGACGAGATCATCGACGAGCTCGCGACGACGCGCGAGCCCGAGCGCGCCGGCCGCACGATGGACCACGAGAGCGAAGCCTCGTTCGAGCACCTGCGCGCCGGGGGGTACATGTGA
- the cysC gene encoding adenylyl-sulfate kinase, whose protein sequence is MSDARVVLLGHVDHGKSTLIGRLLLDTGSLPEARIAEVVASSRRRGLEPEWSFALDALQDERDQAVTIDTTRVWLRIGERRFAIIDAPGHEEFLAGAMTGASDADAAILVVDAQRGIEDQTRRHVYLLGLLNVAHVIVAVNKIDAGAGAERVAAVGDAARAALAAVGVAASAIVPVSAREGDNVVNRSERTPWYAGPTLAELLAAFAPHAQTARLGPLRMWVQDVYRRGEERVVVGTLRSGRVAVGDLVRVSPSGKTARVAALRGWPHDLASAGPGTAVGIVLDRPLYVDRGDLLSHDGEPPVTVRSLQVRACWFDREPPHVDETVRLRAGSADVAARIVAVLDATDPRTLQLAEHGVASRGMVYGLALRTAVPVALDEGERCAVARRGVPIAAAHAVQLQPQGENVFASSHLVTTAERAERNGHRGLVLWLTGLPGAGKTTLAMRLERELFQRELDVFVLDGDTLRTGLTSDLDFSAEGRRENIRRVAEVAKLLADGGAIAIVSLISPAAEDRARAREIVGAPFREAFVSASLATCEARDPKNLYKRARAGEIDGFTGVGAPYDVPESPDLLIDTEHADVDRCVAAAVEFVIDSVRLGPLRVLRRRSG, encoded by the coding sequence GTGAGCGACGCGCGCGTCGTTCTGCTCGGTCACGTCGACCACGGCAAGTCGACGCTGATCGGACGCCTGCTGCTCGACACCGGCTCGCTCCCCGAGGCGCGCATCGCGGAAGTCGTTGCGAGCAGCCGCCGCCGCGGTTTGGAACCGGAGTGGTCGTTCGCGCTCGACGCGCTGCAGGACGAGCGCGACCAAGCGGTCACAATCGACACGACGCGCGTGTGGCTGCGCATCGGCGAGCGCCGCTTCGCGATCATCGACGCGCCCGGCCACGAAGAGTTTCTCGCCGGCGCGATGACCGGCGCGAGCGACGCCGACGCCGCGATCCTGGTCGTCGACGCGCAGCGCGGGATCGAAGACCAAACCCGGCGGCACGTGTACCTGCTCGGGCTGCTGAACGTCGCGCACGTGATCGTCGCGGTGAACAAGATCGACGCCGGCGCCGGTGCCGAGCGAGTTGCGGCGGTCGGCGATGCGGCGCGCGCCGCGCTCGCCGCGGTCGGGGTCGCCGCGAGCGCGATCGTTCCCGTCTCCGCGCGCGAGGGCGACAACGTCGTCAACCGTTCCGAACGCACGCCGTGGTACGCGGGCCCGACGCTCGCCGAGCTGCTCGCCGCCTTCGCGCCGCACGCGCAGACGGCGCGGCTCGGCCCGCTGCGCATGTGGGTGCAGGACGTCTACCGGCGCGGCGAGGAGCGCGTCGTGGTCGGCACGCTGCGCAGCGGCCGCGTCGCCGTGGGCGATCTCGTTCGCGTCTCGCCGAGCGGCAAGACGGCGCGCGTCGCGGCGCTGCGCGGCTGGCCGCACGACCTCGCGTCGGCCGGCCCGGGGACCGCGGTCGGCATCGTCTTGGACCGCCCGCTCTACGTCGATCGCGGCGATCTGCTCTCGCACGACGGCGAGCCGCCGGTGACGGTGCGTTCGCTGCAGGTGCGCGCATGCTGGTTCGACCGCGAGCCGCCGCACGTCGACGAGACGGTGCGCCTGCGCGCGGGCAGCGCCGACGTCGCCGCGCGCATCGTCGCGGTGCTCGACGCCACCGACCCGCGCACGCTGCAGCTCGCCGAGCACGGCGTCGCCTCGCGCGGGATGGTCTACGGGCTCGCGCTGCGCACCGCCGTCCCGGTCGCGCTCGACGAGGGCGAACGCTGCGCGGTCGCGCGCCGCGGCGTCCCGATCGCGGCCGCGCACGCCGTGCAGCTCCAGCCGCAAGGCGAGAACGTCTTCGCTTCCTCGCACCTGGTCACGACGGCCGAGCGCGCCGAGCGCAACGGCCACCGCGGCCTGGTGCTGTGGCTGACCGGGCTCCCCGGCGCGGGAAAAACGACGCTCGCGATGCGGCTCGAGCGCGAGCTGTTCCAGCGGGAGCTCGACGTGTTCGTCCTCGACGGCGACACGCTGCGCACCGGGCTCACCAGCGACTTGGACTTCTCTGCCGAAGGGCGGCGCGAAAACATCCGCCGCGTCGCGGAGGTCGCCAAGCTGCTCGCCGACGGCGGTGCGATCGCGATCGTCTCGCTGATCTCGCCGGCGGCCGAGGACCGCGCGCGGGCGCGCGAGATCGTCGGCGCGCCGTTTCGCGAGGCGTTCGTCTCCGCGTCGCTCGCGACGTGCGAGGCGCGCGATCCGAAGAACCTCTACAAGCGCGCGCGGGCCGGCGAGATCGACGGCTTCACCGGCGTCGGCGCGCCGTACGACGTCCCCGAGTCGCCCGATCTGTTGATCGACACGGAGCACGCCGACGTCGACCGCTGCGTCGCCGCCGCGGTCGAGTTCGTCATCGACTCGGTCCGTCTCGGACCGCTGCGGGTGCTGCGCCGCCGCTCCGGCTGA